In Pseudomonadota bacterium, the following are encoded in one genomic region:
- a CDS encoding SDR family oxidoreductase, with amino-acid sequence MDLKLKGRTALVTGASQGIGRAIAIGLAAEGARIALVARRKELLEEVAKGIEAAGGIKPSLIVADVMQPESPSRIRDEAVRALGRIDILVNSAGGSRPIPVEAPDAAWDEALMLNFTRLRQITHAVLPGMIQGKWGRIINITGKSEPDRINAAFAAKAAVHAWAKGLSREIGKHGITVNSIAPGRIMSEQIRRLYPEAERREFAEREIPVGEYGEPEDLAVLAVFLASPLARYMTGTVIPVDGGLRRYQY; translated from the coding sequence ATGGACCTCAAGCTCAAGGGTCGCACCGCGCTCGTGACCGGCGCCAGCCAGGGCATCGGGCGCGCCATCGCAATCGGCCTCGCGGCCGAAGGGGCACGGATTGCGCTCGTCGCCCGCCGCAAGGAGCTGCTGGAAGAGGTCGCCAAGGGCATCGAGGCCGCCGGCGGCATCAAGCCGTCACTGATCGTGGCCGACGTCATGCAGCCGGAGTCGCCTTCCCGCATCCGCGACGAGGCGGTCCGTGCGCTCGGCCGGATCGATATCCTGGTCAACAGCGCCGGCGGCAGCCGTCCGATCCCCGTGGAAGCGCCCGACGCCGCCTGGGACGAGGCGCTGATGCTCAACTTCACCCGGCTCCGCCAGATCACCCACGCCGTCTTGCCCGGCATGATCCAGGGCAAGTGGGGCCGCATCATCAACATCACCGGCAAGTCCGAGCCGGATCGGATCAACGCCGCCTTCGCCGCCAAGGCGGCGGTGCATGCCTGGGCCAAGGGCTTGTCCCGCGAGATCGGCAAGCACGGCATCACCGTCAACTCGATCGCGCCCGGCCGGATCATGTCCGAGCAGATCCGGCGCCTCTATCCCGAAGCCGAGCGCCGCGAATTCGCGGAGCGGGAGATTCCGGTGGGCGAGTACGGTGAGCCCGAAGACCTCGCCGTCCTCGCCGTCTTCCTCGCCTCGCCTTTGGCCCGCTACATGACCGGGACGGTCATTCCGGTCGACGGCGGGCTCCGGCGCTATCAGTACTAG
- a CDS encoding glutathione S-transferase N-terminal domain-containing protein: MPDLSHFPITKRWPAKHPDRLQLYSLPTPNGVKVSIALEEIGLAYEPHRIDIGANETWTPEFLSLNPNGKIPAIIDPDGPGGTPFGLFESGAILLYLAEKVGKLLPKDAALRYETIQWVFFQMAAVGPMFGQVGYFYKFAGKEIADKRPLERYRAESQRLLGVMETRLDDRHWIMGDDYTIADIALLGWVRNLIGFYGARELVAFDSLKYVPAWLERGLARPAVQRGLEIPKRA, from the coding sequence ATGCCCGATCTATCCCACTTCCCCATCACCAAGCGCTGGCCGGCCAAGCATCCCGACCGTCTGCAGCTCTATTCCCTGCCGACGCCGAACGGCGTCAAGGTGTCGATCGCACTGGAGGAGATCGGGCTTGCCTATGAGCCGCACCGGATCGACATCGGCGCCAACGAGACCTGGACGCCGGAATTCCTGTCGCTCAATCCGAACGGCAAGATCCCGGCGATCATCGATCCGGACGGGCCAGGCGGCACCCCCTTCGGGCTGTTCGAATCCGGAGCGATCCTGCTCTATCTGGCCGAGAAGGTCGGCAAGCTGCTGCCGAAGGATGCGGCGCTCCGCTACGAGACCATTCAATGGGTGTTCTTTCAGATGGCAGCGGTCGGGCCGATGTTCGGCCAGGTCGGCTATTTCTACAAATTCGCTGGAAAGGAGATCGCCGACAAGCGTCCGCTCGAACGCTATCGCGCGGAGTCTCAAAGATTGCTTGGTGTCATGGAGACGCGCCTCGACGATCGGCACTGGATCATGGGCGATGACTACACCATCGCCGATATCGCTCTCCTCGGCTGGGTCCGCAATCTGATCGGCTTCTACGGCGCGCGCGAGCTCGTCGCGTTCGATAGCCTGAAGTATGTTCCGGCCTGGCTGGAGCGCGGTTTGGCACGACCGGCGGTGCAACGGGGTCTGGAGATTCCCAAGCGAGCGTGA
- a CDS encoding GFA family protein, translated as MSRATSEGSAKAPAGIAAGQCLCGKVRFEIDIPARWAWHDHSRKTQHAQGAAYATYVGSWRSRFRFTKGAANVTRFNDAAAGKARSFCARCGTPVLYERAHSPEMVNIPRALFDGRTGREPLYHIAIGESPEWAYRGQPLRPLKGFPGVVWERPRRKRQSETAKDLSFEP; from the coding sequence ATGAGTAGGGCGACATCCGAGGGGTCTGCAAAAGCACCCGCAGGCATCGCAGCGGGACAGTGTCTTTGCGGCAAGGTCAGGTTCGAGATCGACATCCCGGCGCGATGGGCGTGGCATGACCATTCCCGCAAGACGCAGCATGCACAGGGTGCTGCCTACGCGACCTATGTGGGCAGTTGGCGGAGCCGCTTCCGCTTTACCAAGGGGGCTGCGAACGTCACCCGTTTCAACGATGCGGCTGCGGGTAAGGCCCGAAGCTTTTGTGCTCGATGCGGTACCCCCGTCCTTTATGAGCGCGCTCACTCGCCTGAGATGGTGAACATACCCCGGGCGCTGTTCGACGGCCGGACCGGCAGGGAACCGCTCTATCACATCGCCATCGGGGAGTCGCCCGAATGGGCCTATCGAGGCCAGCCGTTGCGTCCGCTCAAGGGATTCCCCGGCGTCGTGTGGGAGCGTCCGCGACGGAAAAGGCAATCCGAAACCGCCAAAGACTTGTCGTTCGAGCCGTGA